In Oreochromis niloticus isolate F11D_XX linkage group LG22, O_niloticus_UMD_NMBU, whole genome shotgun sequence, the sequence ATCCCCATACCTGAAAGCAGCAATcacacatgtaaaaaaaaaaataaataaaagcagccCACAAcactttccaaaaaaaaaaaacaactacaatttTTACACTTACATTTCCCTTGTCCCTTCCACTTCCTCTGGAGTAGCATCAGAGAAGCggctctttcttttccttttaccGTGAACATCATCTTCGGCGCCTCCTTTCAGGAACCGCCTGAATGGCTCTGGGATGTTAGAAATGGTTCTGCCAACATCCATGTGTCTCTGTGAGGCTGGGCCTCCAGCTCTCCTATCAACTGCCTCATCTTGATGCGCCTCTCTCAACTCATGACGATAATCTTGAATTATATTGAACAAATTGTCACGTGATCGGTCCCCCTCCATAGATGGAGAGAAGTTCCTCCTCCTGGCTTCTGGTTCACTTGATCCCTGTCTACCTGCTTTGTTCATACCGTCGTGCCTATCAGCTTCCCTCTCCAGGGACCACCGCAGTTTATCACCTTCAGGGTACATGGCCTGGGAGGGTGAATACTCAGAACGACCGTTCCCACCCCTGACATCCTCAGAGTGGAAATCCTGAACAGACTCTCTTTCTGGATAGGCTCTTCTATAAGGAGGTGCCCCCTCAGGGTAATAGTCAGACTGACCAAGGCCACGAGGCAAATCCTCCCTAAAATCATACTTGGGAGCATCACCTCGCTCAAGTGCCAAACTTCTTTGTGAATCTCCACCATATCCCTCTTCATACTGATGACGATAATCAGAGTCCATGTAGCCTTCTCTGTACGCATGGCCTTCCCTGAAATCCGACCTTCGCGGTTCATCTCTGGTGCGCTCATTGCTAAGCCTGTTCTCCCGCTGGCTGCGCCTGTCTACGTTCATGTTAGGTTCATTCGGAGGAAATGCAGATGCGTTTGGGTAACTTGAGGCATGCTTCCTTCGGTGATAGTCCTTGAGTTCGGGTAGGAGTGGTGGCAAATCTTGTGGGTTCGTCTGCTCCCTGTTTTGCCTCTGCCTTTGGAAAGCTAATAATCAAGTAATAATTAGAGAAAAATACAACCAAACGTTTTCCCAATGTGTCTGTAACCTTTCCTtgtattttaaaattactttttaacCATGTTTAATATCAATCAAGTTACCTCTTGAGCTGTTTGATCTACTCTCGTTCCCCTTTTTGAacaatgactgaaaaaaaacaagaacaaaacaagaaTAATAAACATTTACTGTATGTAACAAAATGTATAGAATTTTAGAAGAATGTAAAATATGGTGTGTAATTTGGGTAATTCATCTGGCATACCTTTGGAGTCCCTCTACCATCCTGTCTCTCTATTATTTCTGCTTTGGCGCGCATGATCTTCCCCCCGAGGGTTTGTACAGAGGGTCTATCCCAGGTCACCAAGTCAGGCCGCTTCAATTCCTACAGAAAGGGAATGTGATCTCTCTTTGCTTTAACATCTTATTATAAAGGAAAACAGAATAACAAAGAAGGTTTTAAGTAATGCTCTGAATGCTTTACCACATATTTCTGCCTGTGTTTGCGTCCAATCACATGACAGACCATTTCTGCAAGGACAGCTGACTGATTACAGAGCTTACATAAGTATTTGGGGCCTATTTGTCGGTCACTAGGAGGCCCCTCTTCCAAAAAGTTCAAACCTGGAAattaagaacaaacaaaaagttaaaaacaatcaaataatctggtattttaaaaaaacatctgcTTAAAACTTTCTGCAAAGTTATTCACCAATGATAGGCTCATCCAGATTCAGGTAATCCAGGTACTCTATAATATCCTTAAACTCCGGTACGTGTCTTCTGACAGACCGTCCTGGGAAGCCACATGCTGATAgttagcaaaaagaaaaaaactacacagtgtttttaaaagtcatcaTCACAGTATAGCAATAAGACAGAGCAATACTAACTGGTGGTGACTAACTGCTTCAATTTAAACTCCTTATTAGAGGGTGAGTCTTTATTAAGGGTTAACAGGGGTAAGGGAAGATTATAAGTGATTATAAGACAAGGCCTGGTGTACTGTAGCTGCAGCTGAATGGTATAAAATCTTCAGCTTAGATCTTAACTATCGTAGATTTCTGATATACTATCATCTAATGTATGAGCTCCAGTAGAACTTCCAGTccagacattttatttttttcatgttgctTTTTGAATGTCATCAgacgaggaaaaaaaaattgttcccATGATTTTCTGAAACATGTACCTTGTGTGGCATAATGGATTTATTAGCAAAAAACATCTGAACTCTAATGGTACCTATATTACCAAATaagaatttttttattattttttttttttacaatatccCAATATTAttgtataaaaaaaatcccaataaTAGTGTAAATGTTTAATTTACTTGTGCAAAGGGCATAAATAAAACCAAGTTATTAAAGTGCATACTTGTACAACATGTTCCTTTATAAAAGACAGTTACACCAAACTCTGGACAGATCTGCAGAGATGTTTACTTATGCCTTTCATCATCTGAGTGTGGAGTATTAGTGCACCCACAGATGTCCTGCCACTAGAATAACTGAATACATATGTATAGTTGCTAAATTTAGTCAGAGTGGATTTTGAGGGAGTCATACAGGCACAGGCTGGCCAGTGCCATCTAATTTTGTGCAAACAGCTCGTTTGACTGACATTTTTAGAAGTTGTGAAgatttccaacaagctgcagctgTTGCTTGAAGAGCAACACTGGAAAAGCTGCATTTTAGTAGCCGTGTGTGGTTTAAGAGCAGTACAGTATTTTTTCTGATCTTGATACGAAAATGCTACACATCCATTTCAGCAGCTGATCATGTAACACCATAATTAAATCACAAAAAGGCTTTTAATGCAGCCAAATTTGGCCAAAACTGCAAAGATccagaaaggaaaagaaaaacttaaatGAGCGGAGAAAATGCAGATGCTTCTACAAGTGCACTTCATGGTAAATAGCATCCAGTCACGCTCGGCGGCACGTATACAAACGCAGGCCCAGTTGGTTCTGTTTTTGAATCACAATGGCAAGTGCAAAACATCAAAGTGGCTTTGAAACAGGGTTCATTCTTGGGACACGAGCGGCAGGAGCTTTAATCGCTTGAGGCACCAACACGCTCTGCGGCAGTGATCTAATAAGCATGGGTAGGACATCAAGTTTGATGCATGAAGGCTGTACGATAATACCTACTGACTCAAGGGCAACAATGTACAGCTGCAAAATCTTCATTGTTTGTTTCCTTGCTACATCCACCTTGTCACGGGTCCTGTTAACAGATGTAGACACATTGCAGCTGCCACAGCTCAGATATATTTTCCTCTGTGTTGGAAACAGGTAACACTtccatttattctgtttttttcccccacatatGCTGATGTCTCTCTTGCATTCCCACTGGCTGGGTAGTAGACACAGGTCA encodes:
- the si:ch211-13c6.2 gene encoding uncharacterized protein si:ch211-13c6.2 isoform X3, encoding MMDNFETPYEEEDIAFIECEICEKSLRGDTLYKIHLTTPGHIKKEGGLVTSGRSVRRHVPEFKDIIEYLDYLNLDEPIIGLNFLEEGPPSDRQIGPKYLCKLCNQSAVLAEMVCHVIGRKHRQKYVELKRPDLVTWDRPSVQTLGGKIMRAKAEIIERQDGRGTPKSLFKKGNESRSNSSRAFQRQRQNREQTNPQDLPPLLPELKDYHRRKHASSYPNASAFPPNEPNMNVDRRSQRENRLSNERTRDEPRRSDFREGHAYREGYMDSDYRHQYEEGYGGDSQRSLALERGDAPKYDFREDLPRGLGQSDYYPEGAPPYRRAYPERESVQDFHSEDVRGGNGRSEYSPSQAMYPEGDKLRWSLEREADRHDGMNKAGRQGSSEPEARRRNFSPSMEGDRSRDNLFNIIQDYRHELREAHQDEAVDRRAGGPASQRHMDVGRTISNIPEPFRRFLKGGAEDDVHGKRKRKSRFSDATPEEVEGTREMYGDNYGSPNPKFGGDARPGSAPMSGGQFSDLYREPQGPHHPEMNQRGGSESEGVFDMLSNIEIENAEEADFLKSKLCNLLKEFKTKKMEKAVQNSHGREGIPRNYSNMELDPRQPPFERNMRDDSHHRQSEDLDFRDWRQREHLPEERHNVYPPPAHEDSRYSKRGRFEEESGAPHTNCLDEPPYYPERFPESLPSRDYQPPVGEFFDSHSSAPPLHMEQESRMPRGPRYSNNLDKITSALLELVARK
- the si:ch211-13c6.2 gene encoding uncharacterized protein si:ch211-13c6.2 isoform X1, yielding MMDNFETPYEEEDIAFIECEICEKSLRGDTLYKIHLTTPGHIKKEGGLVTSACGFPGRSVRRHVPEFKDIIEYLDYLNLDEPIIGLNFLEEGPPSDRQIGPKYLCKLCNQSAVLAEMVCHVIGRKHRQKYVELKRPDLVTWDRPSVQTLGGKIMRAKAEIIERQDGRGTPKSLFKKGNESRSNSSRAFQRQRQNREQTNPQDLPPLLPELKDYHRRKHASSYPNASAFPPNEPNMNVDRRSQRENRLSNERTRDEPRRSDFREGHAYREGYMDSDYRHQYEEGYGGDSQRSLALERGDAPKYDFREDLPRGLGQSDYYPEGAPPYRRAYPERESVQDFHSEDVRGGNGRSEYSPSQAMYPEGDKLRWSLEREADRHDGMNKAGRQGSSEPEARRRNFSPSMEGDRSRDNLFNIIQDYRHELREAHQDEAVDRRAGGPASQRHMDVGRTISNIPEPFRRFLKGGAEDDVHGKRKRKSRFSDATPEEVEGTREMYGDNYGSPNPKFGGDARPGSAPMSGGQFSDLYREPQGPHHPEMNQRGGSESEGVFDMLSNIEIENAEEADFLKSKLCNLLKEFKTKKMEKAVQNSHGREGIPRNYSNMELDPRQPPFERNMRDDSHHRQSEDLDFRDWRQREHLPEERHNVYPPPAHEDSRYSKRGRFEEESGAPHTNCLDEPPYYPERFPESLPSRDYQPPVGEFFDSHSSAPPLHMEQESRMPRGPRYSNNLDKITSALLELVARK
- the si:ch211-13c6.2 gene encoding uncharacterized protein si:ch211-13c6.2 isoform X5 — its product is MVCHVIGRKHRQKYVELKRPDLVTWDRPSVQTLGGKIMRAKAEIIERQDGRGTPKSLFKKGNESRSNSSRAFQRQRQNREQTNPQDLPPLLPELKDYHRRKHASSYPNASAFPPNEPNMNVDRRSQRENRLSNERTRDEPRRSDFREGHAYREGYMDSDYRHQYEEGYGGDSQRSLALERGDAPKYDFREDLPRGLGQSDYYPEGAPPYRRAYPERESVQDFHSEDVRGGNGRSEYSPSQAMYPEGDKLRWSLEREADRHDGMNKAGRQGSSEPEARRRNFSPSMEGDRSRDNLFNIIQDYRHELREAHQDEAVDRRAGGPASQRHMDVGRTISNIPEPFRRFLKGGAEDDVHGKRKRKSRFSDATPEEVEGTREMYGDNYGSPNPKFGGDARPGSAPMSGGQFSDLYREPQGPHHPEMNQRGGSESEGVFDMLSNIEIENAEEADFLKSKLCNLLKEFKTKKMEKAVQNSHGREGIPRNYSNMELDPRQPPFERNMRDDSHHRQSEDLDFRDWRQREHLPEERHNVYPPPAHEDSRYSKRGRFEEESGAPHTNCLDEPPYYPERFPESLPSRDYQPPVGEFFDSHSSAPPLHMEQESRMPRGPRYSNNLDKITSALLELVARK
- the si:ch211-13c6.2 gene encoding uncharacterized protein si:ch211-13c6.2 isoform X2, whose translation is MMDNFETPYEEEDIAFIECEICEKSLRGDTLYKIHLTTPGHIKKEGGLVTSACGFPGRSVRRHVPEFKDIIEYLDYLNLDEPIIGLNFLEEGPPSDRQIGPKYLCKLCNQSAVLAEMVCHVIGRKHRQKYVELKRPDLVTWDRPSVQTLGGKIMRAKAEIIERQDGRGTPKSLFKKGNESRSNSSRAFQRQRQNREQTNPQDLPPLLPELKDYHRRKHASSYPNASAFPPNEPNMNVDRRSQRENRLSNERTRDEPRRSDFREGHAYREGYMDSDYRHQYEEGYGGDSQRSLALERGDAPKYDFREDLPRGLGQSDYYPEGAPPYRRAYPERESVQDFHSEDVRGGNGRSEYSPSQAMYPEGDKLRWSLEREADRHDGMNKAGRQGSSEPEARRRNFSPSMEGDRSRDNLFNIIQDYRHELREAHQDEAVDRRAGGPASQRHMDVGRTISNIPEPFRRFLKGGAEDDVHGKRKRKSRFSDATPEEVEGTREMYGDNYGSPNPKFGGDARPGSAPMSGGQFSDLYREPQGPHHPEMNQRGGSESEGVFDMLSNIEIENAEEADFLKSKLCNLLKEFKTKKMEKAVNSHGREGIPRNYSNMELDPRQPPFERNMRDDSHHRQSEDLDFRDWRQREHLPEERHNVYPPPAHEDSRYSKRGRFEEESGAPHTNCLDEPPYYPERFPESLPSRDYQPPVGEFFDSHSSAPPLHMEQESRMPRGPRYSNNLDKITSALLELVARK
- the si:ch211-13c6.2 gene encoding uncharacterized protein si:ch211-13c6.2 isoform X4; this translates as MMDNFETPYEEEDIAFIECEICEKSLRGDTLYKIHLTTPGHIKKEGGLVTSACGFPGRSVRRHVPEFKDIIEYLDYLNLDEPIIGLNFLEEGPPSDRQIGPKYLCKLCNQSAVLAEMVCHVIGRKHRQKYVELKRPDLVTWDRPSVQTLGGKIMRAKAEIIERQDGRGTPKSLFKKGNESRSNSSRAFQRQRQNREQTNPQDLPPLLPELKDYHRRKHASSYPNASAFPPNEPNMNVDRRSQRENRLSNERTRDEPRRSDFREGHAYREGYMDSDYRHQYEEGYGGDSQRSLALERGDAPKYDFREDLPRGLGQSDYYPEGAPPYRRAYPERESVQDFHSEDVRGGNGRSEYSPSQAMYPEGDKLRWSLEREADRHDGMNKAGRQGSSEPEARRRNFSPSMEGDRSRDNLFNIIQDYRHELREAHQDEAVDRRAGGPASQRHMDVGRTISNIPEPFRRFLKGGAEDDVHGKRKRKSRFSDATPEEVEGTREMYGDNYGSPNPKFGGDARPGSAPMSGGQFSDLYREPQGPHHPEMNQRGGSESEGVFDMLSNIEIENAEEADFLKSKLCNLLKEFKTKKMEKAVQNSHGREGIPRNYSNMELDPRQPPFERNMRDDSHHRQSEDLDFRDWRQREHLPEERHNVYPPPAHEDSRYSKRGRFEVAGCDVPSSVLSSQFHMNMCL